One Bombina bombina isolate aBomBom1 chromosome 5, aBomBom1.pri, whole genome shotgun sequence DNA segment encodes these proteins:
- the GMNN gene encoding geminin: protein MNTNAKRAEIQKAMSIKNFFEAKTNDSSRRTLKVIQPSATGCLVGRANEAGKNSTKRKLWNDQLTSKKAKVEIAVDTEHGENQCNSSEAYDLMVKENPTYLYWKDIADERRKALYEVLQENEKLHKEIDSKNEEISRLKQENDELMELAGHVQYMANMIERLTGSAPRSIEDLKNLDLEEARCEDEVYSDDQNISIQDTE from the exons AACTTTTTCGAGGCTAAAACAAATGACTCTTCAAGAAGGACTCTTAAAGTAATCCAGCCATCTGCAACTGGATGTCTTGTTGGGAGGGCTAATGAG GCAGGAAAAAACTCTACAAAAAGAAAGTTATGGAATGACCAGTTGACTTCAAAGAAAGCAAAAGTGGAAATTGCTGTTGACACAGAACATGGAGAAAATCAGTGCAACTCAAGTGAAGCGTATGATCTTATGGTAAAAG AAAATCCAACCTATCTGTACTGGAAAGACATAGCAGATGAAAGAAGAAAAGCACTGTATGAGGTCTTGCAGGAGAATGAAAAG tTACACAAAGAAATAGACAGCAAAAATGAAGAGATCAGTCGTTTAAAACAGGAAAATGACGAACTTATGGAACTTGCTGGACATGTACAATATATGGCAAATATGATTGAG AGATTGACAGGATCTGCACCAAGAAGCATTGAAGATCTAAAAAATCTAGACTTGGAAGAAGCAAGGTGTGAAGACGAAGTATATTCAGATGACCAAAACATAAGCATTCAAGATACAGAATAG